The genomic stretch TGACAGTTCCATGACAACCCTTCCTGCATTGAAATGTCGAGAGAATTAAGAGAGAACAGAAGCCaagtgtgttttgttttctgcttttctacCAGCAGGACTAGGGCtatttctgccttggcctggctgAAATAAACATGCCccgggaggccaggcaggggaaGTGATAGAGTGAAGTGGGTAGGTGGAGATGTCAGGAAAGTGTTTGGTCTAAGGGAGGCCAGCCACTTTCCTGTGATCAGCTAGACCATCTTGTAATACCAGGCCCATATTTTATAGGCCAACAGTTAACATGGCCTATGAGAATATGGGTCTGGTGATACAAGATGATGTCAATTTTCATGAGAAGCTGTAAATTCAGTTCTTTAGTGTGAAATGTTTTTAAGTGTTTGCTaactaatatattaatataacatttaaaaatgcacCAACAGACACCCAGTTTGTGATTCTGATATAATCAGAATGATGGTTCTGTGCTAAAAAGCAGTCCCATCAGGAAGCAGGGCTGCCCTTCTGCCCCTGGAGGACTCCACCATTTCCTTGTCATAGTAGGAGGGGCTGGGAGCGAGGGCTCCAGCTCCCACTGTGGCAGAACTTGTGTTGAGGCTGGAGTTCCTTGACTGGCTGACCACTGGGGCAGAGGGTCACCAAACTTTTAGTATTTTCTAGATAAAACTGAAGTCACAGCTCCAGCCACCTTCCTCAGCCATGGATGGTATGTCTTCCTGTGCTACTTCCACCCCCTCAGCCCTTGGACCCAGACCAATCCTTCTGAGATCCTACCAGGTCTCGGTGGAGGAACTGCTTAGACTCTAGGTATTCCATGGCTTCACAGACATCCTTGCACATCTCCAGCAGCTGCTGAGTCTGGAAGCGGTGGCGCATCTCCCTCAGGTAGTTCAGGAGGCAGCCATTGGCCATGTACTCAGTGATGATGAAGATGGGGCGCTGTTTCGTGCAGACGCCATACAACTGCACCAGCTTCTCATGGGAAAGATTCCTACAGGAGAGGCAATGAACCAGTCCTCCCTTTCTGACTCTGAATATCATTCAGAAAGGAACTGAGGAGGAAAGGagttggccttggagtagagTATCAAATGAGAGATCATAATAACCTTTTTCCTACCCTAAACTCTAAAAGTGCCTAATATGTGAGGGTGAACCAGGATTTGGAGCCATCGATAGAACAGGAAACAAGTCCAGGGCTGAGTGAACACTAAGGGTACATTAGAATGTCTTCCTTTTGAAAGTCTCATTCTCTACATTTACCCTCAAATGCTATCAAGATGATACCCACCCATGAGCAATACTGTCCTCCATCAGTCTCAAAGATAAATGAGTACCTTAGCAGTTAGGACTCACACCAATCAAAGGTTGACCTCAGGCCCAGGTCCCAAATCTCCCTTATTATAAATCACCTTAAACCACAGTGGGAATCATCCTTTTAATTCCTAGACTGGATGGAGAGTTGAGTTTGGACTGTAACTCACATCATGACTTTGGCTTCTTCAATGAACTCATCCTCAGACATGGAGCCTTCTTTGATCATCTTGATGGCCACGTCATACTGGCCCCTCCACTTCCCATACTTCACTACTCCAAATTGTCCAGTCCCCAGCTCCTTCAAGAAGGTCAAGTCCTTTGGATCGATTTCCCATGATCCTATAATAACAACGCGTTGATATGATTCTTTGAGTCATGTATGTATAATTTCTACAATAGATTAGAATCCCTACTGGGGGTAGAAATAGACAAGCAGTAAAAGGGAAATTCTCAGGGGTACTAATTCATCTTTGCTCAGGtaaatctcagggacaggggaTTACTGATTGGAGGAGTCTGGGAATTTTTGGTACAACTCAGGCATAGAGCAAGAAGATCAATTAGACAACCTCTTAAAAAAATCCCTTTATGATTTTTTCcccacaattgaaaaaaaaaaccaaacctttaTGAATCTATGTTTTTGCAGTCCCAGTAGGAGCCACCAGAGGGAGAAAACTCATTAGATAACTTTGATTTGTCTCTgtcttaacacattattgactgggggatttttgcagaaactaacgtCTCTGGCATTTACAggtctctggtcaataatgtgttaacatTCCTTGTGGCAGCTGGGATGGAACAGTGCACTGCAAGAATGATTGAGAGGCAAGGTCTGGTTGGGTCTGTCAGATGTAGCAGTGCTTGCAACTGGCTGGtccaccctgctgctgctgctgctgctgctgagtcacttcagtcgtgtccgactctgtgcgaccccatagacggcagcccaccaggctcccccatccctgggattctccaggcaagaacactggcgtgggttgccatttccttctccaatgcatgaaaatgaaaagtgaaagtgaagtcgctcagtcgtgtctgactcttagcgaccccatggactgcagcccaccaggctcctccgtccatggggttttccaggcaagagtactggagtggggtgccattgccttctccatgtccACCCTGCCCTAGAGAAATAAGCACTTACCATATCCCAGGCCTGCAGTGGAAGGTGCATTCTTGTTTTGTTGAGACACTGGATATTTGAGCCTAGATATGAGTCCTAAAACATACAGAGAGGGTCATGCTGCTGGTGCAGAGCAGGGAGTGAGATGCCTTGCACACTTAATGCCTCACACTTCCAATATTCATCTTTCTAGTACATTTTGAATCCCAAAAGATCGCCATGAACCTGAATTTTTCTGGAAGTTTCTCCTGTTACAAACGTTTTTCagggacaagaaaaagaaaatgctaactGAAGTATGCTCCCCAGCTAAATAtatccccacctcccagctcaAGCTTAACTCACATCCTCCCTCTCCTTTTGATACTGAAAAGTGTAATTGGAATCCCATAAAATGACAGCCTTGATACTGCCTTGCCTGGATATGGTGGACAGCTGCAAGCCTTCTTGATGAAGTTTTTCCCATGTATTCATGTTCTCTCCAATCTCCCAGTTTTTAGAATGTCTACACTGCTTAGAAACTCTCTTCTGATGTTTTTGAACCATTATGTTCTTTAAGGGCAAGGACCTAAAGTAATAGTTTTTGTGTGTTCTCTAGTAACAAGAAAATTACTGAGTAGACACTAGGAATTCAATGAATACTGCTGATTGATTAATTACCAGTCTCTTCTATGTCCTTCCTTAGCACTGAGCATCAATCACCAAATAAGAAGTCTTACCTACTGGGTGTAAGGTCTGCCTTTGACCACCTCTTCATTTGACCTCAGTCCAGCATCACAGGGGTTCATTTTCACAGCTAATCCTCACTACCACATGAGGCTTAATGTTTCACCTAACCACCTTGTCCTAAATTCCTTCTCTTGGTACTTGTCATACCCTTCTTCTCTGGTTCCCCTTGTACTTACCAGCAGAGTTATGCTGATGGTAGTTAATGAGCTCAGGGATAGTGCTGAAAAGGTGCTTCTCAGCCAGGTAATACTGGCTCTGAGGTGTGGAACACACGACATAATGGCGTATCACCCCTTGAGGTTCCCTGAAGAAGTGGACGCTAAGTCAGCAACTCGGGAACAAGGGCCCAAAGGACCCAAGAAGTGAAGTGAGGTGAGATTTGAGTTTAAGGGACAGAGGAAGTGGGAGAAGCACTTCATTAAGGAACTGTTGGATGGGTGCCCCTGTTCTTTGTCCCCAGGGCCTTAAAACAGTAACACTCACCCTGTAGATTTGGCAAACACAGACACGGTATATTTTCCAGCTTTGCTGGAGTCTCTAACAATGAAGCCTCCTTCTTTACCCTgaaaagatgggaaaagaagCTGACCatcaggaggaaatggcactgcCACCAGCATCCCAACTGCCCAAACCCAAGACAAAACAGAAGCCCTGATTTCACTGCCAAGTTCCACATTTGAGCTGCAGCCTCATTGCTTTTGACACTGAAAAGTATAAATGGGACCCCATAAAATGAGAATCCTGACACTGCCTTGCCTGGAGGTGGCGGACAGCAGCCAGCTCTCAATTCAGGATCCTTGCTTGTGGTGCAAAGAGACTGCCATTTACTTGTGGTCACACACTTACCTCTTGCTTCAACAGTTGCTCAGCTTGACTCCGAGTCATGTGTTTGGAATACCACCTGGAAAGGGAGAGTGCTTGGCTGGTTTCTAGGCCATGGCCTGCGTAGCTCATAAAAGTGCTGTCTGTGGCTCATCCATGCCATTGAGTCAGTCAGTTCACTCAACtgccatttactgagtgcctatcATGTTCATAGCACACTATATCCCTTTCCCAAAGCCTGCTTGGTGCTGAAGAATTGTGGAATGGAGAGTAAGTGGCAGAAGGTTGCAGGGAACAGATGAGGGTCAGGGCTTTCAAAGACAACCCACTTCCATGATTCGGGAGAATGGACAACCACAACAGTTTGCCATTTTTCACCCTTTCAAATGTTTCCTATCAGGCTGTGTTTTTCTTTGAGTGTAGTTCTTCGGATTTGGAGAGGGGGGGTATGGTGACCTCTCCAGATTCATCAACAGGGTGTTTGGGATAAGGGTAAGATATAGGCACTATCACTTGAACTGGTGGCATCATTTGACCCAGTTGATGTTGATTTTAATAAGtatcttgaaataaaaatttttttgaaagtatGAAAAAGGTTTATACTGTATTATGAAGATTCTGTGCTGGGAACATAAGCATACTCACTCATACATTTCTATGGAGTCCTCTGCTTCAGTTACATAGTTACTAGGGATGTAGCCTTCCTGCCTGTAGAGGAGACAACAGGGTTGATCATCCAACACTCCCCAATCTGGGTGAGAGACAGATTTGATTACCTTGTATCCTGGGGCTCAGAACCACTCTCAAATGGTGGTATATAAAATGTCCCGCCCTCAAAGAGGATCATGTTGCCAACGCACAGCTAGGGCAGTGAAGTGTGTAGCTTCTGCACTTGCAGCATTGATTGTGCTCCACAACACACGTGAGCTCAGGGAGGGGGCCACGTGTAGAACTGAGCTCTGGGAAGTACTTGCAGGGAGAGCATATTCCCTTTGATGTGGGAAGAACAATTTCTGATCAGGATACTGAGTAGGGGAATTATGCTGCAGGATTTTGCATGTGTGTAGAGTAGGTGGGAgggattccctggcagctcagctggtaaagaatccacctgcaatgcaggaggttcgattcttgggtcaggtagatcccctggagaagggataggctacccactccagtgttcttgggcttctctggtggctcagctggtaaagaatctgcccacaatgtgggagacctgggttcaaaagatccccgggaggagggcaccccacttcagtattcttggctggagaatccccatggacagaggagcctggtgggctacagtccatggggtcacaaagagttggacatgagtgagcgactaagcacaaagtAGATGGACACAAGGCTCAGGGACAGCGGACATGAACTCACCCATTTTTATCCCGGGCACGCCACCAGGGTAAGTTGCTCTCCTCCAGGATAAAATACTCATTGCCCTTATGCAGCTGTAGATCATTTGCATTCATTGGCATGTAGTCATAAAGGGCTACAACTTTTTTCAGCTCACTTGTCGAGACAGGTGCTGCTGTTGGCTCAGGGGGCAGTGGCTTTTTTAAGATCTGTGTTGTTAGGGAAAAAAAGTTGGGGAGATTGGCTAGATATCAGGCACTCTCCTATTGTTCCCCAACCATTCTAACCCAAATCAggcaaaataaaaggtttattcAACATTCACTCAACAACCATTTTTAAGCACCCATACAGGGTCTCTCAGCATGGAATGCACATCAGAACCATCTTGAGGGCAGTTAACAATCCCGACACCCAGGTAGTTTCAAAGACCAATTATGTCAAAATCTCTGAGGGTTGGACCCAGGCATCAGTGTTCATAAAGCTTCCTGGGCAAAAACCATGTACAGCCACCATCTGGAAAACTTCTTAGCACTAAACTAGTACATGGACCCACTAAGTGGCTCTGAATCTTCTTTTCTTTGTAAAGTGAACATAATAAAATTCCTGCCTTGCTTACCTACAATATATGAGAAAAGCCTTTCTAGATCTCCAAAAGTAACCCCCGAAATCAAGTTTTAAAGTAATATATTAGTGGTAAAATCAAGATATTGGGTATACGGGCATTCACtgttaaaatttttcaatattatgtttgaaaatatttttcattaaaaaaaatcaggcttTGTTTTGTTCTAAACAAGTGATTGGATTAAATGGTTGCCAAGAGCTTCCTAATAAGCCTCTGTCTCTCCACCAAAGAGGAAGTCCTACTTAGAAGGCCAAATCCCCTATCTCAACAAGAATACCAGTTTACACTGCCGTATTCCAGGGAGAATTCTAAGACTGGTCTGTTTTCTGGGTTAACTGTAAGTTTCCATTGAAGCAGCACCCAATTTCCCTGTATACCTGGTCCTCCTCAGGTGTGGGAGGAAGAGGCTTTTTTGTCTTGCGGTGAGAACTCCCAGGTTTTAAGCCTGCAAAGTAAGAAACCAGTGATACAGAGTGCATATTTGGGAAGGGCCCAGGGACAGGTTTGTATTTGGTTCCTTGACATAGTAAAAGCTACTGTAGTCTTGATGGCTACAGCCCAGTGCCAGATTGCCCAGCTAGAAAGAACAGAGTATCAGGTGGATTTTGGTTCCCACCCATCCCCTctcccaggctcctttgtacaCTGGCCAAAATGTACAAACCTGGGTTTGATAGAACCCTGAGAAAGTGATGGATAGAGTCAAAGGAGGGAGAGATTATATTGATAGGATCTCTTACTTCCATTTCTGTTCTCCAAAATTTGGCAGCCCATAGCATTTTTGGCTGTCTGAGAGCAGCAGAGATACTGCCCATCAATCCAGAAGCAAGGGTGATATTTCTGTACCAGATCACTGTTGTACCGGATTACtgtaagaggagaaaagagagagagagaggtgacaTTTGACGTGTGGGAGAATCTACCATAGGCATGTTTTCCTCTTTGAGCATAGTGGTGAGCTTCAGACAGCTGCCCCTTTCTCAGCCACCCTAAAGGGAAGCAAACACAGAACCAGTTGGCTCACATGCTTCACCGTGGAGAATTCCTGTGTCATTCTCTTCAGTGGTTCTGTTACGATGACTATCTCCCAACCAGTGACCAAAGCGATAAGAATATCTGGTGTCTCCAGAGCCCCAGAACAAAAATATGTTATCTATGGTTTTCCGGTAGCCATTACAATCTTCCTGTAAAGCAGGTGTTGACTCTGGTGGTCTTTCCCAGAAAAGGGAAACAATGTGACAAGCCAGCTCTCACTCCAGCTGTCAGTATACCAATGCCCCAGCTCCTGGAGTGCTCTTTTAGAGCTATTTGTCTTTGTGAAAACTCCTGCCTCGCACTTTCTGTGTTCATAAAACAGTCAACAGAACAGAGCTCAGGATCAAATGAAGGTGATTTTGCCTCTAGAATAAACATAGTTCAGTCTTCCCAGGGCCACTGAGGTTGAGTGGCCACaagggttgagctccctgtgggaGACAAACACAGCAGTTCTATTTCCCTCACAGGGTTGTGAGGCCCAAAAGATCTCTCAGAATAGACAATAAGGTGGGTTACACATAGGAGGAATTAGTATTACCGTTTTTAATACTGTGGCATTGTAAGAATTTTAACCAGAAGTTGATTAGATAAGTCATCCTGGGATCCTGTTGCCAGATGATAGAGAAGCAAAGACAAAGGAAATAACTGACAATAGCTAGCCTTGGGGCAAAGATCTAGGCTGGCCTAAGAATATGCATATTTGAGGACATACTCATTTCAGCATTTGATGCTAAAAAGAAGCCCtgcataactttttttaaaaaaaaacaaaataaaaccttccTTTGTAGAGATCAGCTTAAGTCCTTAAGAGCTTGCTAGTCACCCTCTACTCACTTAAGACTTTGGAGGAGGCCTAGAAGCTACTGGTGGCCAGGTGCAAGCTAAAAGGCGCTACATTGTCTGTAGaggattttaaaacaataataaagccAACCAAAAGTCTGTAGGCCTTCTAttatccttattgccaaattcagacttaaattgaagaaagtagggaaaaccactagaccattcaggtatgacttaaatcaaatccctaacgattatacagtggaagtgagaaatagatttaagggcctagatctgatagagtgcctgatgaactacggacagaggttcgtgacattgtacaggaggcagggagcaagaccatccccaagaaaaagaaatgcaaaaaaagcaaaatggctgtctgaggaggccttacaaatagctgtgaaaagaagggaagtgaaacgcaaaggagaaaaggaaagatatacccatttgaatgaagagtttcaaagaatagcaaggaaagataagaaagccttctttagagatcagtgcaaggaaatagaggataacaatagaatgggaaagactagagctctcatcaagaaaattagagataccaaggtaacatttcatgcaaagatgggctcaataaaggacagaaatggtatggacctaacagaagcagaagatattaagaagaggtgacaagaatacacagaagaactgtacaaaaaagatcttcatgacccagataatcatgatggtgtgatcactcacctagagccagacatcctggaatgtgaagccacttgggccttaagaagcatcactacgaataaagctagtggaggtgatggaattccatttgggctatttcaaatcctaaaagatgatgctgtgaaagtgctgcactcaatgtgccagcaaatttggaacacccagcagtggccacaggactggaaaaggtcagttttcattccaatcccaaggaaaggcaatgccaaagaacgctcaaactaccacacaattgcactcatctcacacactagtaaagtaatgctcaaaattctccaagccaggcttcaacaatacatgaaccgtgaacttccagatgttcaagctggttttagaaaaggcaaaggaaccagagatcaaattgccaacatccgctggataattgaaaaagcaagagagtcccagaaaaacatctacttctgctttattgactatgccaaagcctttgactgtgtggatcacaataaactggaaaattctgaaagagatgggaataccagaccacctgacctgcctcttgagaaatctgtatgcaggtcaggaagcaacagttagaactggacatggaacaacagactggttccaaataggaaatggagtacgtcaaggctgtatagtgtcaccatgcttatttaacttatatgcagagtacatcatgtgaaatgctgggctgaatgaagcacaagctggaatcaagattgctaggagaaatatcaacaacctcagatatgcagatgacaccacccttatggcagaaagtgaagaagaactaaagagcctcttgatgaaagtgaaagaggagagtgaaaaagttggcttaaagctcaacattcagaaaacaaagatcatgacatctggttccatcacttcatggcaaacagtggaaatagtggcagactttatttttgggggctccaaaatcactgcagatggtgactgcagccatgaaataaaaagacacttgccccttggaagaaaagctatgaccaacctagacagcatattaaaaagcagagacattactttgtcaacaatagTATCTGTAAcatctaaaaatattataaaactccCAAAAAAGTTGTTTCACAGGACTTAGGCTTTAAAGTTAGTAGattagtaataaataaaatatattgctaaCAAAAAATTTATATCAGTAACTTCATTTACTTAAACTTCGATACTAGATTATAAATGAATGGTCTTTGGAACATGCCttattttcaaaatcatattttGCCTGATCTCTGGCCAGTAAAActcttttctaattatttaagacgttttgttttgttttgttttcagaataaGCCCATTCTTATTCCATAC from Cervus elaphus chromosome X, mCerEla1.1, whole genome shotgun sequence encodes the following:
- the BTK gene encoding tyrosine-protein kinase BTK, translated to MAAVILESIFLKRSQQKKKTSPLNFKKRLFLLTMQKLSYYEYDFERGRRGSKKGSIDVEKITCVETVVPEKNPPPERQIPRRGEECSEIEQISIIERFPYPFQVVYDEGPLYVFSPTEELRKRWIHQLKNVIRYNSDLVQKYHPCFWIDGQYLCCSQTAKNAMGCQILENRNGSLKPGSSHRKTKKPLPPTPEEDQILKKPLPPEPTAAPVSTSELKKVVALYDYMPMNANDLQLHKGNEYFILEESNLPWWRARDKNGQEGYIPSNYVTEAEDSIEMYEWYSKHMTRSQAEQLLKQEGKEGGFIVRDSSKAGKYTVSVFAKSTGEPQGVIRHYVVCSTPQSQYYLAEKHLFSTIPELINYHQHNSAGLISRLKYPVSQQNKNAPSTAGLGYGSWEIDPKDLTFLKELGTGQFGVVKYGKWRGQYDVAIKMIKEGSMSEDEFIEEAKVMMNLSHEKLVQLYGVCTKQRPIFIITEYMANGCLLNYLREMRHRFQTQQLLEMCKDVCEAMEYLESKQFLHRDLAARNCLVNDQGVVKVSDFGLSRYVLDDEYTSSVGSKFPVRWSPPEVLMYSKFSSKSDIWAFGVLMWEIYSLGKMPYERFTNSETAEHIAQGLRLYRPHLASERVYAIMYSCWHEKADERPTFKILLSNILDVMDEES